Part of the Halalkalibacter krulwichiae genome is shown below.
GCGCTTTTTCACTTAACATTAATACACGCTCTGTTTGAACACCGTTTGACTTTGTTGCACCATGTTCAATTTTCGTAATCCCGTTAAAGATTGCTGTAGCTGCTTCACGCATTACCCCATGCTTTAGGATATGTCCTTCAGAATGTTTTCCGTGATGGAAAATTTGTGTCGTGAAGTTTTGCTTTTGTTCGCCACGGCCGATTGAAACCGTTTTGGTATCTGCCCAAGAACCATCACCAACAAGGTGTGTTGTATTTTCAGAAACGGTATTACCGTCGTTCATTTGACCAAGAGCCCAGTCAACACGTGCATCTTTCTCAACGTGAGCACGACGTACAACATAGGTTGTCACATTGCTACCTAGGTTATCAACCGCACCAAATGCAACACGTGCATTCGCTTTTGCATACACTTCAGCAATGATGTTCGCTACAGCTGCTTCTTCTGTTGTAGACACATAGTTTTCAACATACGTAACAGAACTATTTTCTTCCGCCACAACGATGACGTGGTTGCTTAAAACAGCCTCTGGCGTCTCAAGTGAGAATACGGCTTGCAATGGAAGTTCTACTTCCACGTTTTTCGGAACGTAAATGAATGCCCCGCCATTTAGTAATGCAGCGTGTAACGCCGTTAAACGGTTTTCTTCAGGCTTTACTGCTTCACCGAAGAAATATGGCTTCACAAGATCAGCATGTTTGTTAAGTGCTGTTTGGATATCTGTGAAAATAACACCCTTTTCAGCAAGCTCTGCATTTAACTTCGAGTAAACTGCTGATGTATCTTGTTGAACAAGTAAGTTTTGCTCATCTGTTTCTTCACCAATTAACGCCTTTAACTCTTCCGCTAACGCACTCACTGAAGTAGCTTTTGGCTTTTCATTCAGCTTAAAACGAGGCTGAACAAAATTCCACTTATCAATTTTTGTTTTATCTGGCTTAGGAAGTGCTGCTGTTTCTGATAGCTCTAAGCCTTTTAAACGAATGTCGCGTACCCAATCAGGTTCATTGCGTCCATTAGAGAATGATTCAATTTGTTCTTTTTCGAACAATCCTTTTGTCTCGACTGACATACATACCCACCCTTTGCTTTTATACTCACTCGCGTTCGTACGAGTCCAATGTTAATCTTCTCTGAGGTTTTCTTACGCTTCTTGGTTCGCTTCTACACGCTCGTCTTCAATACCAAGCTCAGCTTTAATCCAGTCGTAACCTTCAGCCTCAAGACGTGCTGCAAGCTCAGCGCCACCAGATTTCACAATGCGACCTTGCATCATAACGTGTACTTTATCAGGAGTGATGTAGTTAAGTAGACGTTGGTAGTGAGTAATGATTAAGCAGCCAAAGTTTTCACTGCGCATTTCATTTACACCTTTAGAAACGACTTTCAATGCGTCAATATCAAGACCTGAGTCAATCTCATCAAGGATGGCAAATTTAGGCTCAAGCATTAATAGTTGTAAAATTTCGTTACGCTTCTTCTCTCCACCAGAGAAACCTTCGTTTAAGTAACGGTGAGAGAAAGACTCGTCCATATCAAGAAGCTCCATTTTTTTGTCTAGCTGACGGATGAACTTCATTAAAGAGATCTCGTCTCCTTCTTCACGCTTTGCATTGATTGCTGAACGTAAGAAATCAGCATTCGTAATACCGCTAATTTCACTTGGGTATTGCATTGCTAGGAAAAGACCTGCTTGAGCACGCTCGTCCACTTCCATTTCAAGTACGTCTTCACCATCGATCGATACTGATCCGCTCGTAATTTCATATTTCGGGTGTCCCATAATAGCAGAAGCTAACGTAGATTTCCCTGTACCGTTAGGCCCCATGATTGCATGAAACTCTCCGCCTTTTATTTCAAGGTTGAAATCTTTTAAGATCTCTTTTCCTTCTACTGATACGTGTAGGTTTTCAATTTTAAGATGTGGTACTGACATTCCGATGACCTCCAATGTATTGCTTTATCTATGACAAAGCTACTTTAATTATTTTTTATTTATTCTCAATCTATTCTCATTACAATCTTATAACAAATCTATTATAAGTTCAAGAAAGAGACGTACATTTCTACTATCTTTGTAGTATAAACTATTCATCATTATCCTTGTATCGTTTTATTTAAAAAAAACGAATAAATGTAACAATGAGAAAGAGTAGTACCTTAAGGCACTACTCTGCTTGATTTTATCATAACTGATACGATCTAGCCAAATTGAGCTGCAATTCTTTTGCTAGCCTCGTAATCTTTTTCACGTTGCTTTTCTATTTCGATTTTTTTATCTAAGCTACGTTCATACTCTGAATAGCTAATGCCGTGTGCTTGTTGCATTCCTTTTTCCATTTCACCTGTAACTGCATTCTTGTTACTTTCTAATGAACGGATAATGAATCAACCCTTCCTCGTTAAGTTACACTTATCTTATCATGGTCCTAAAGGATCACCAACGTCGAAATAACGAGATAATTCAGGAAAATTCATGCTGAGAGCTGATTATGTATTGTCAGAAAATTCACTAATACAAATCCTTTATCATACTCCCTTATTGAACTTGGGAACCATTGCCACCTAGTTCACTAATACATTCTTGAACGAGAGTTACAGCTTGGCTCATTGCTGCTCCCCCACCAAATGCCGCTGTTACTCCAACTGTTTCTAGGATTTCATCTTCTGAACACCCTTGATCTAAGCAACCTTTTGTATGGTAGATAATGCAATACTCATCTTGTGAATACACACTAATCCCTAGGGCAATCATCTGTTTTTCTTTTTGAGTAAGCTTTCCTTCTTCAAAGCAAGCTTCTGTAAATGCATTGTATTTCTTCGCGATGCTCGGCATTTTTTGTGTGAAGTTTCCTAACCCTTGTTTGTATTCATGTAAGGCTTGTTCAATTGGTGAGTTTTGTTGTTGATCCATTTTACTAAATGCCCCCTTTGTCAAATTGTAACAACGATAGTATTCGTCTTGATCAAAGGCTTTATACACCATTCTTAAAATCACGCATAAAAAAGCCGACGAAGCTAACATAAGCTCCGACGGCTTTTACACGCAATTAATTCGTTTTTGGAATGACCGCACCATCATAAGTTTCAATAATGAATTGTTGGACTTCTTCAGATTGAAGAATCTCAACTAATTTTAAAAGTTCAGGACGAGCTTCGTCTTCCGAACGCACAACAACTAAGTTTGGCTGAAGAACATCTTCACCTTCAAACTCAATTCCGTATTGCTCGATATCAACTCCGCCTTCAAGTGCATAGTTTGTGTTAATTACAACAGCGTCCCCTTCACCTGCTTCAAACGAAGGAGCAAGCATTCTCGCTTCTACTTGTGGCTCACCGAATTTAAGACCTTTCGGGTTAGATGAAATGTCATCAATCGTAGCTAATTGTCCTTCTTCTACATCAAGTTCAATTAAACCAGCACGCTCAAAAATAGGTAGAATACGACCGTGATCACTAATCGAATCACTCATGACAATCGCTGCACCTTCCGGAAGCTCATCAAGGCTTGCATAATCTCTTGAATAAACACCAATTGGTTCAGCATGGATCGCACCAATATCAACGAAATCATAATCATTCTCTTCGATTTGCATCGCTAGGTATCCCGGCGTTTGGAAGTAGTTAGCATCGATTTCTCCGTCACGTAATGCTTGGTTTGGCAGAATATAATCTTGGAACGTAATAATTTCAAGGTCAATTCCTTCTTCAGCTAATAAAGGCTGAACAAACTCTAGCACTTCTGTATGTGGAACAGCTGATGCCCCTACAACGATTGATGTACGCTCTTCGCCTGTTTCTTCTTCACCTGCAGTTTCAGGTGCTTCCTCTTCAGCACCACCGCACGCTACTAACGAAAGTGATAATGCTGCTGCTCCAATGATACTTAAAAACTTTTTCATCGTAATAAATCCCCCTTGTTATCGTTTGTCTGTTTTATTAGTTAAATAATCACCAATCCATTGAATCAAAAAGACAATGAGTAGGATGACAATTGTTGCTACTAACGTAATTTGGCTATTGTTACGTTGGAAACCTTCTAAGTAAGCAAAGTGCCCCAATCCACCAGCACCAATAACACCAGCCATCGCTGTATAACTCACTAAGGCAATAGCTGTAACCGTAATTCCTGATATTAGCGCTGGCAAAGATTCAGGAATTAACACTTTACGAATAATGTCCCAGTTGCTTGCTCCCATCGCTTGTGAAGCTTCTACAACACCTTTATCAATTTCTCTTAAAGCTATTTCAACCATTCGCGCATAAAAAGGTGCCGCACCAATAATAAGAGCTGGCAGTGCAGCGTTTGCTCCAAGCATCGAACCAACAAGCATGCGCGTAAAAGGAATTAATAAAACAATTAATATAATGAAAGGAATTGATCTAAACACATTGACAATGAAACTAAACACGCTATTTACGAAGACATTTTCCCACAGATTGCCCTTGCTTGTTAAATATAATACAAGACCTAGAACTAAACCAATGATGAACGTTGCAGCAACAGAAATACTCGTCATATAAAGCGTTTCAAGTGTTGCTTCCCATAGCTTGTCCCATTTTACTTTTCCAAATAATTGATCAATCATGGACAATCACCTCCACTTCAACCTCTTTGTTCCGAATGAAAGTGATCGCTTTATCAATTTCAGATGGTTCTCCATTTAATGCGACAAACAATGTCCCATAAGAACCTTCCTGAATTTTTGTGATTTTCCCTTGAACAATATTGACTTCTATATCGAATTGACGAATTAATTGTGTAATTAATGGACGCTCCGCTTTTTCTCCTACAAACGTCAATTGAACAATTTGACCTTCAGGGTGGTCTTCAAGCATTTGAGTAATGGCATCCACCGTTTCTTCAGGCTCAGTAATTTGTTTCACAAATTCCTTTGTCATATTCGCTTTAGGCTTACGGAATACTTCACGTACAGGACCATTTTCAACAACCTGCCCTGCTTCCATAACGGCTACTTTGTGACAAATCTTGCGAATGACATGCATCTCATGTGTAATCAAAATAATCGTTAAACCAAGCTTTTCATTAATATCAACAAGCAAATCAAGAATGGAATCCGTCGTTTTTGGATCAAGTGCGGATGTCGCTTCATCACAAAGCAATACTTTCGGATTATTAGCAAGAGCACGAGCAATCCCAACACGTTGCTTTTGACCGCCACTTAGCTGTGAAGGGTAACTTTCTCCCCGACCCTTTAAGCCAACGAGTTCAATTAATTCGTTCACACGCTTATCTCGTTCGACTTTTTTTACTCCAGCAATTTCTAATGGAAAAGCGATATTTTCACGAACCGTGCGTGACCAAAGTAAGTTGAAATGCTGAAAAATCATGCCGATTTCTTGACGAGCTTTTCTAAGCTCTTTTTGGTTTAACTTTGATAAGTTTTTTCCAGCTACTTCAACATCGCCCTCTGTCGGGCGCTCCAACATATTCAACATTCGAATAAGTGTACTTTTCCCTGCACCACTGTATCCAATTATTCCATAGATTTCGCCTTCATCAATTTTTAGATCTATTCCATTAACGGCTGCAACCGGGCCATCTTTCGTTTGGAACACTTTGCGGATACCACTTAATGATATCATCATGTATAACCTCCTTGAAGCTCTTCTAACATAGTCTCGTCTAAGATGTCTAATACTTCAATATTTCCAGAAAGCAGCTTTAGACATTTGGGCAAAACAAAAACCCTCCTGAACATCATGATGAACAGAAAGGTTAGTAACGAGTCCTTTCTCTCATCTTTCAAAGCTTCATGCTTTGCAGGATTTAGCACCTTCTTAGATGTTGAATCATCTAACGGTTGCCGGGCATCGTAGGGCCAGTCCCTCCGCCACTCTGGATAAGAGTTTCTTATATTATTTTTAGCAATGAGAGAATAATAGCATGTAAGAAAAAAACTTGTCAACAAATAACCTAAAAACAATTATAATCCAAAAATATACAGCGGAAATATTATAGCGGATCGTCTGTCTTGTTCTCTCTTTTTCTAACGAAAGCGATTCAACCGATTTAAGCATTGAGCTACTACAATGGAAGATTTTTTCTAAATTTGATATTTCCCTCTAGAACCATGCTTTATGAAAAGCCTGGCAGAGTTAATCATGCCAGGCTTTGTAGCGTTCGGATCAGTCCCTTGATCACTATTTTATTTAGCACCAGCCCTCATCGCAGCCTTCTACATACGATTGAACTTGATTAGGATTTTCATTTTCGTAGCGGAAAATCTTATCATTTTCAAATTCAAAGCCTTCCGCCATCTCATGTTGAAACCCTTGGTTCGTTTCAATAACTTTACCAACTTTCGCGTTACCCATATATAAATTCATATGGCCATCTTCATACTTCCCTTTAACTTTACTTGTAACATCAACTTTAATCAGATCCAATGCACTAACCTCCTTACACAGAAGTTACTATTATTGTGTCCTTTTACAAAGAAGACAGTCATGGGGAATTCATGAAAAAGAGGAAAGGCACAACACCCTTCCTCTGTAATCGATATTTCGATTAGTCTTCGCTAATCATTTCTTCATATTGTTCAGCAGACATAAGGTTGTCCACTTCACTTGCATCTTTAGGCTCTACTACGATCATCCATGCTTTCTCATATGGTGACTCGTTAACGAACTCAGGAGAATCATCAAGATCTTCATTAACAGCAACTACTTTTCCGCTGATTGGTGCATAAAGTTCAGAAACCGTTTTAACTGACTCAACACTTCCAAATGGCTCGTCCGCTTCGATTTCGTCGCCTACTTCTGGTAGCTCAACAAATACGATATCCCCAAGCTCAGATTGTGCAAAATCGGTAATCCCAATACGAACCGCTTCTCCTTCTACTTTTACCCACTCATGCTCTTCAGAATACTTTAATTCCTTTGGTAAGTTACTCACAAAAAATCCCTCCACATGAAAATAATTATAATGATTACTATATTATACCTAGTTTAACATAGAAACAACATTATTTGTTCCATGTTTCTTCAAATTGTTCTTCTTTAAATCCTACTGTCACTGTTTCTCCATCCGTTGTAATCGGACGTTTTATTAACATTCCGTCAGTTGATAAAAGCTCTAGCGCTTCATCTTCTGATAAATCTTTAAGCTTATCCTTTAATCCAAGCTCACGATACTTTTGCCCACTTGTATTAAAAAACTTTTTCAATTCAAGTCCACTTTTTTCATATAAGCTTTTTAATTCATCCTTCGATGGTGGGTTTTCAACTATATGTATGTCTTTGACTTCGATGCCCTTTTCGTTGAACCATTTGCTTGCTTTTCTGCATGTTCCGCATTTTGGATATTGATAAAATACAACAGCCATTTATCTATTCTCCTCCTTCCATTCTTCAACGTTATTATTGCGTATCTAGCTCCTGTGCACAATTTTTTTGCTCATTATTTTCCGTATTCCAAGTACCTTGAAGTGCATCGTGAACCGAATCGATACTCACATCTTGCGCAAATTCCTCCTCGACACCAGTAAGAGGTCCTGTATATTGGATGTTTTCTTTCTTCTTCATTCATTTATTCCCCTTCCGCTTTTTCCTAATCATAGCTTGTGTTACAAAAGTAAGAATCATGCAGTAGGTTTCGGACTCGAACCATAAGGGAAGCTAGAACGACAAAGAAGCCCCAACCGGGACTTCTTTGCACTAGAGAGGAGAATGCTCCATAAGAAAGGAGTATATTATTTTTTTGGAAAAGGAAATCCCCTTCCAAATTGATTAACAAGACTAAACGACAAAGCGCTTTTCTTCTAGCACGACACCAGCAATTTGGCGTTTTTTTGCAACGACATTGATTGGCGTATGACGGGTGAGCTTACGTAAGATACCTAACATCGTACGAAGTTTATCGCCTTCTTCCATTGCAACAAGCGATTCTTTTGCATGCGCTTCAATTCGGTTAAACGCTTCTTGACAATATACTTCAGTCATAAGAAGCTTTTGTGCAGCTTTAGTTGCATCAGCTTTGTTGATTGCTTTTTCGGTACGTAAAATTACCGACTCCATTGAGTAAATTTCACTAACGATGTCTGCTACATTTGACAGAAGCTCTTGCTCATGTTGTAGCTTTTCACCATATTTTTGCGCACCATTCCCAGCGACCATTAAGAAAATCTTCTTTGCCATCCCTAGCAAGTATTTCTCTTGCTCTAACGGCTCATCACCAATTTCTTGAGGCATTAGCATCATTAGTTCTTCTTGAAGTGCCATTGCCTTTTGTAAAAGAGGGAGTTCTCCCTTCATCGCTTTTCGCATAATCGTTCCAGGAACGAGAAGACGATTGATTTCATTTGTCCCTTCAAAAATTCGGTTGATCCTTGAGT
Proteins encoded:
- the sufD gene encoding Fe-S cluster assembly protein SufD, which gives rise to MSVETKGLFEKEQIESFSNGRNEPDWVRDIRLKGLELSETAALPKPDKTKIDKWNFVQPRFKLNEKPKATSVSALAEELKALIGEETDEQNLLVQQDTSAVYSKLNAELAEKGVIFTDIQTALNKHADLVKPYFFGEAVKPEENRLTALHAALLNGGAFIYVPKNVEVELPLQAVFSLETPEAVLSNHVIVVAEENSSVTYVENYVSTTEEAAVANIIAEVYAKANARVAFGAVDNLGSNVTTYVVRRAHVEKDARVDWALGQMNDGNTVSENTTHLVGDGSWADTKTVSIGRGEQKQNFTTQIFHHGKHSEGHILKHGVMREAATAIFNGITKIEHGATKSNGVQTERVLMLSEKARGDANPILLIDEDDVTAGHAASVGQVDPLQMFYLMSRGISRTEAERLVIHGFLAPVVEQLPIESVKERMREAIERKVR
- a CDS encoding methionine ABC transporter permease codes for the protein MIDQLFGKVKWDKLWEATLETLYMTSISVAATFIIGLVLGLVLYLTSKGNLWENVFVNSVFSFIVNVFRSIPFIILIVLLIPFTRMLVGSMLGANAALPALIIGAAPFYARMVEIALREIDKGVVEASQAMGASNWDIIRKVLIPESLPALISGITVTAIALVSYTAMAGVIGAGGLGHFAYLEGFQRNNSQITLVATIVILLIVFLIQWIGDYLTNKTDKR
- the sufC gene encoding Fe-S cluster assembly ATPase SufC, encoding MSVPHLKIENLHVSVEGKEILKDFNLEIKGGEFHAIMGPNGTGKSTLASAIMGHPKYEITSGSVSIDGEDVLEMEVDERAQAGLFLAMQYPSEISGITNADFLRSAINAKREEGDEISLMKFIRQLDKKMELLDMDESFSHRYLNEGFSGGEKKRNEILQLLMLEPKFAILDEIDSGLDIDALKVVSKGVNEMRSENFGCLIITHYQRLLNYITPDKVHVMMQGRIVKSGGAELAARLEAEGYDWIKAELGIEDERVEANQEA
- a CDS encoding YusG family protein encodes the protein MDLIKVDVTSKVKGKYEDGHMNLYMGNAKVGKVIETNQGFQHEMAEGFEFENDKIFRYENENPNQVQSYVEGCDEGWC
- a CDS encoding arsenate reductase family protein encodes the protein MAVVFYQYPKCGTCRKASKWFNEKGIEVKDIHIVENPPSKDELKSLYEKSGLELKKFFNTSGQKYRELGLKDKLKDLSEDEALELLSTDGMLIKRPITTDGETVTVGFKEEQFEETWNK
- the gcvH gene encoding glycine cleavage system protein GcvH; the protein is MSNLPKELKYSEEHEWVKVEGEAVRIGITDFAQSELGDIVFVELPEVGDEIEADEPFGSVESVKTVSELYAPISGKVVAVNEDLDDSPEFVNESPYEKAWMIVVEPKDASEVDNLMSAEQYEEMISED
- a CDS encoding carboxymuconolactone decarboxylase family protein; the protein is MDQQQNSPIEQALHEYKQGLGNFTQKMPSIAKKYNAFTEACFEEGKLTQKEKQMIALGISVYSQDEYCIIYHTKGCLDQGCSEDEILETVGVTAAFGGGAAMSQAVTLVQECISELGGNGSQVQ
- a CDS encoding MetQ/NlpA family ABC transporter substrate-binding protein, producing MKKFLSIIGAAALSLSLVACGGAEEEAPETAGEEETGEERTSIVVGASAVPHTEVLEFVQPLLAEEGIDLEIITFQDYILPNQALRDGEIDANYFQTPGYLAMQIEENDYDFVDIGAIHAEPIGVYSRDYASLDELPEGAAIVMSDSISDHGRILPIFERAGLIELDVEEGQLATIDDISSNPKGLKFGEPQVEARMLAPSFEAGEGDAVVINTNYALEGGVDIEQYGIEFEGEDVLQPNLVVVRSEDEARPELLKLVEILQSEEVQQFIIETYDGAVIPKTN
- a CDS encoding methionine ABC transporter ATP-binding protein; protein product: MISLSGIRKVFQTKDGPVAAVNGIDLKIDEGEIYGIIGYSGAGKSTLIRMLNMLERPTEGDVEVAGKNLSKLNQKELRKARQEIGMIFQHFNLLWSRTVRENIAFPLEIAGVKKVERDKRVNELIELVGLKGRGESYPSQLSGGQKQRVGIARALANNPKVLLCDEATSALDPKTTDSILDLLVDINEKLGLTIILITHEMHVIRKICHKVAVMEAGQVVENGPVREVFRKPKANMTKEFVKQITEPEETVDAITQMLEDHPEGQIVQLTFVGEKAERPLITQLIRQFDIEVNIVQGKITKIQEGSYGTLFVALNGEPSEIDKAITFIRNKEVEVEVIVHD